From Coffea arabica cultivar ET-39 chromosome 2e, Coffea Arabica ET-39 HiFi, whole genome shotgun sequence, the proteins below share one genomic window:
- the LOC113730721 gene encoding phosphatidylinositol-3-phosphatase myotubularin-1-like isoform X3 encodes MKLPAAPRQTDRSPSRRLLQVIGKDMRIIVFGFRPRTKQRRAVYDALLRCTKPLRIWDLYAFASGPSRFTNSDPKVRLLDEYFRLLGLSSYHASTRMIEDGSFTLSNELWRISSLNSSYTMCPTYPFALLIPRSVSDEELLQASTFRGRCRLPVITWCNRDTGAVLARSAQPLVGIMMNMRSNADEKLVAALCTQIFGSREQRRKLYIADARPRKNALANGAMGGGSESSSNYFQSEIVFFGIDNIHAMRESLVRLRDYLDTHGSASSDGMSSFLRHGGWTWGGGNLSSMSASVSTLGDSGWLIHVQSVLAGSAWIAARVALESASVLVHCSDGWDRTTQLVSLASLLLDPYYRTIKGFQALVEKDWLAFGHPFADRAGMPSLSGSGSMPFELSRQSSTGSFSSSPSRQASGSFTSQAPATSHTQNNYSPIFLQWVDCVSQLLRLYPLAFEFSSGFLVDLLDSILSCRFGNFLCNSEKERQQAGISDSCGCLWAYMADMRALNGGYHVHYNPFYEPSKHNGPLLPPAAALAPTVWPQFHLRWACPMESQAGELEAQCRNMSKRFTELQKAKEETDARVKETTATMESLAAELQNEKVISTSAKELASRASRESAAIKRALQSLGCKVHFSGDGDCTVGIESNPTEIPQKSVYFSSKEESAGTGVSNEKSELSVSVTVLADDVSNNPINRFCESLCPLHTREGGCRWPDAACAQFGSQFVGLKANFDAFDRLSIYDRYFQPE; translated from the exons ATGAAGCTTCCAGCAGCTCCTAGGCAAACTGACAGGAGTCCTTCCCGCCGACTGCTTCAGGTCATTG GCAAGGATATGAGAATAATTGTTTTTGGTTTTCGGCCTCGAACAAAGCAG AGGCGTGCTGTATATGATGCATTATTGAGGTGCACAAAGCCATTAAGGATTTGGGATCTTTATGCTTTTGCTTCTGGCCCTTCCAGATTCACTAACAGCGATCCTAAAGTGCGGTTATTGGATGAGTATTTCCGGCTTCTAGGTCTGAGTTCGTATCATGCTTCAACAAGAATGATTGAAGATGGGTCATTCACTTTGTCCAATGAGTTGTGGAGGATCAGCAGTCTGAATTCAAGTTATACTATGTGTCCTACCTATCCATTTGCATTGCTGATCCCAAGATCTGTAAG TGATGAAGAATTGCTGCAGGCTAGTACATTCCGTGGGCGGTGTCGGTTGCCTGTTATTACTTGGTGTAACCGAG ATACAGGTGCTGTACTGGCGAGATCAGCTCAACCTCTTGTTGGCATTATGATGAATATGAGGAG CAATGCTGATGAGAAGCTAGTAGCTGCACTGTGCACTCAAATTTTTGGATCAAGGGAGCAGCGAAG GAAGCTGTACATTGCCGATGCAAGGCCTCGTAAGAATGCTTTAGCAAATGGAGCCATGGGGGGTGGATCAGAGTCATCTTCTAATTATTTTCAATCTGAG ATTGTTTTTTTCGGGATAGATAACATACATGCAATGAGGGAGAGTCTTGTTCGACTAAGAGACTACCTGGATACGCATGGTTCTGCTTCATCCGATGGAATGTCATCATTTTTG AGGCACGGGGGATGGACTTGGGGAGGTGGTAACCTTAGTAGCATGTCTGCCTCAGTTTCAACGCTTGGAGACAGCGGTTGGTTAATACATGTCCAGAGTGTCTTGGCTGGTTCTGCTTGGATTGCAGCTCGTGTTGCTTTGGAATCAGCATCAGTTCTTGTTCACTGCAG TGATGGATGGGATAGAACCACTCAGTTGGTCTCACTCGCCAGTTTATTGCTTGATCCATACTACCGGACAATTAAAGGTTTTCAG GCACTTGTGGAAAAAGATTGGCTAGCATTTGGCCACCCATTTGCAGATCGTGCTGGAATGCCATCTCTATCTGGAAGTGGCAGCATGCCTTTTGAGTTGTCTCGTCAGTCTTCCACAGGGAGCTTCTCTTCATCACCCTCACGCCAAGCATCAGGGTCATTTACATCTCAAGCTCCAGCTACATCACATACACAGAATAATTATTCACCTATCTTTTTGCAG TGGGTTGATTGTGTTTCACAGTTGTTACGGCTGTATCCACTTGCCTTCGAGTTCTCCTCG GGATTCCTAGTGGACTTATTGGATTCTATCCTTTCATGCCGCTTTGGAAACTTCTTGTGCAACAG TGAGAAGGAAAGGCAGCAAGCTGGTATTTCTGATTCCTGTGGCTGCTTATGGGCGTACATGGCTGATATGAGAGCTTTGAATGGAGGTTATCATGTGCATTACAATCCTTTCTATGAACCATCTAAACACAATGGTCCACTACTACCACCTGCAGCGGCTTTGGCCCCAACAGTTTGGCCACAGTTCCACCTTCGATGGGCTTGCCCAATGGAGTCTCAGGCTGGAGAGCTTGAAGCACAATGTCGGAACATGAGTAAAAGGTTTACTGAATTGCAGAAG GCAAAAGAAGAGACTGATGCAAGAGTTAAAGAAACCACTGCTACTATGGAGTCCTTGGCTGCTGAGTTGCAGAATGAGAAGGTCATCAGTACATCAGCAAAGGAGTTGGCCAGCCGGGCCAGCAGGGAGAGTGCAGCAATAAAGCGTGCACTACAATCACTGGGGTGTAAAGTGCACTTCTCGGGAGATGGTGACTGCACTGTTGGCATTGAAAGTAATCCAACTGAAATTCCTCAAAAATCTGTGTACTTTTCTTCTAAGGAGGAATCAGCTGGTACTGGTGTCAGTAATGAGAAATCAGAGCTCTCTGTTTCAGTCACCGTTTTGGCAGATGATGTTTCCAATAATCCAATTAACCGATTTTGTGAATCTTTATGTCCGTTACATACTAGGGAGGGAGGTTGCAGATGGCCTGATGCTGCCTGTGCTCAATTTGGGAGTCAATTTGTTGGATtaaaagcaaattttgatgcGTTTGATCGGCTGTCTATATATGATAGGTATTTCCAGCCAGAGTAG
- the LOC113730721 gene encoding phosphatidylinositol-3-phosphatase myotubularin-1-like isoform X4: MRIIVFGFRPRTKQRRAVYDALLRCTKPLRIWDLYAFASGPSRFTNSDPKVRLLDEYFRLLGLSSYHASTRMIEDGSFTLSNELWRISSLNSSYTMCPTYPFALLIPRSVSDEELLQASTFRGRCRLPVITWCNRDTGAVLARSAQPLVGIMMNMRSNADEKLVAALCTQIFGSREQRRKLYIADARPRKNALANGAMGGGSESSSNYFQSEIVFFGIDNIHAMRESLVRLRDYLDTHGSASSDGMSSFLRHGGWTWGGGNLSSMSASVSTLGDSGWLIHVQSVLAGSAWIAARVALESASVLVHCSDGWDRTTQLVSLASLLLDPYYRTIKGFQALVEKDWLAFGHPFADRAGMPSLSGSGSMPFELSRQSSTGSFSSSPSRQASGSFTSQAPATSHTQNNYSPIFLQWVDCVSQLLRLYPLAFEFSSGFLVDLLDSILSCRFGNFLCNSEKERQQAGISDSCGCLWAYMADMRALNGGYHVHYNPFYEPSKHNGPLLPPAAALAPTVWPQFHLRWACPMESQAGELEAQCRNMSKRFTELQKAKEETDARVKETTATMESLAAELQNEKVISTSAKELASRASRESAAIKRALQSLGCKVHFSGDGDCTVGIESNPTEIPQKSVYFSSKEESAGTGVSNEKSELSVSVTVLADDVSNNPINRFCESLCPLHTREGGCRWPDAACAQFGSQFVGLKANFDAFDRLSIYDRYFQPE, translated from the exons ATGAGAATAATTGTTTTTGGTTTTCGGCCTCGAACAAAGCAG AGGCGTGCTGTATATGATGCATTATTGAGGTGCACAAAGCCATTAAGGATTTGGGATCTTTATGCTTTTGCTTCTGGCCCTTCCAGATTCACTAACAGCGATCCTAAAGTGCGGTTATTGGATGAGTATTTCCGGCTTCTAGGTCTGAGTTCGTATCATGCTTCAACAAGAATGATTGAAGATGGGTCATTCACTTTGTCCAATGAGTTGTGGAGGATCAGCAGTCTGAATTCAAGTTATACTATGTGTCCTACCTATCCATTTGCATTGCTGATCCCAAGATCTGTAAG TGATGAAGAATTGCTGCAGGCTAGTACATTCCGTGGGCGGTGTCGGTTGCCTGTTATTACTTGGTGTAACCGAG ATACAGGTGCTGTACTGGCGAGATCAGCTCAACCTCTTGTTGGCATTATGATGAATATGAGGAG CAATGCTGATGAGAAGCTAGTAGCTGCACTGTGCACTCAAATTTTTGGATCAAGGGAGCAGCGAAG GAAGCTGTACATTGCCGATGCAAGGCCTCGTAAGAATGCTTTAGCAAATGGAGCCATGGGGGGTGGATCAGAGTCATCTTCTAATTATTTTCAATCTGAG ATTGTTTTTTTCGGGATAGATAACATACATGCAATGAGGGAGAGTCTTGTTCGACTAAGAGACTACCTGGATACGCATGGTTCTGCTTCATCCGATGGAATGTCATCATTTTTG AGGCACGGGGGATGGACTTGGGGAGGTGGTAACCTTAGTAGCATGTCTGCCTCAGTTTCAACGCTTGGAGACAGCGGTTGGTTAATACATGTCCAGAGTGTCTTGGCTGGTTCTGCTTGGATTGCAGCTCGTGTTGCTTTGGAATCAGCATCAGTTCTTGTTCACTGCAG TGATGGATGGGATAGAACCACTCAGTTGGTCTCACTCGCCAGTTTATTGCTTGATCCATACTACCGGACAATTAAAGGTTTTCAG GCACTTGTGGAAAAAGATTGGCTAGCATTTGGCCACCCATTTGCAGATCGTGCTGGAATGCCATCTCTATCTGGAAGTGGCAGCATGCCTTTTGAGTTGTCTCGTCAGTCTTCCACAGGGAGCTTCTCTTCATCACCCTCACGCCAAGCATCAGGGTCATTTACATCTCAAGCTCCAGCTACATCACATACACAGAATAATTATTCACCTATCTTTTTGCAG TGGGTTGATTGTGTTTCACAGTTGTTACGGCTGTATCCACTTGCCTTCGAGTTCTCCTCG GGATTCCTAGTGGACTTATTGGATTCTATCCTTTCATGCCGCTTTGGAAACTTCTTGTGCAACAG TGAGAAGGAAAGGCAGCAAGCTGGTATTTCTGATTCCTGTGGCTGCTTATGGGCGTACATGGCTGATATGAGAGCTTTGAATGGAGGTTATCATGTGCATTACAATCCTTTCTATGAACCATCTAAACACAATGGTCCACTACTACCACCTGCAGCGGCTTTGGCCCCAACAGTTTGGCCACAGTTCCACCTTCGATGGGCTTGCCCAATGGAGTCTCAGGCTGGAGAGCTTGAAGCACAATGTCGGAACATGAGTAAAAGGTTTACTGAATTGCAGAAG GCAAAAGAAGAGACTGATGCAAGAGTTAAAGAAACCACTGCTACTATGGAGTCCTTGGCTGCTGAGTTGCAGAATGAGAAGGTCATCAGTACATCAGCAAAGGAGTTGGCCAGCCGGGCCAGCAGGGAGAGTGCAGCAATAAAGCGTGCACTACAATCACTGGGGTGTAAAGTGCACTTCTCGGGAGATGGTGACTGCACTGTTGGCATTGAAAGTAATCCAACTGAAATTCCTCAAAAATCTGTGTACTTTTCTTCTAAGGAGGAATCAGCTGGTACTGGTGTCAGTAATGAGAAATCAGAGCTCTCTGTTTCAGTCACCGTTTTGGCAGATGATGTTTCCAATAATCCAATTAACCGATTTTGTGAATCTTTATGTCCGTTACATACTAGGGAGGGAGGTTGCAGATGGCCTGATGCTGCCTGTGCTCAATTTGGGAGTCAATTTGTTGGATtaaaagcaaattttgatgcGTTTGATCGGCTGTCTATATATGATAGGTATTTCCAGCCAGAGTAG
- the LOC113728506 gene encoding 7-deoxyloganetic acid glucosyltransferase-like — MAQKPHVLIFPFPVQGHINCMLKLAELLCCRGLHVTFLNSHHIHERLLCCTDIHYHFSQYPTFHFETISDGLPADHPRTGDRVVELFHAVNATTKPQFRDILTGLQFHSPNGRPALTCIIADGIMSFTVDVAKELHIPTILFRTVSASCFWAFLCVPKLLEAGELPFNGENDMDKLLSSVPGLERFRMRDLPSFCRTSNLADPGFQVVISETLQNLKADGLLLNTFEDLEESALSHIRTHIPKLYTVGPLHAHLKAREASSPALQQPSSSSLWKEDRSCMAWLDRKPLNSVIYVSFGSMTVLTRNQLFEFWHGLVNSGKPFLWVIRPKSVNADGDIPAELLEGTRKRGYMVGWAPQQEVLAHPAVGGFLTHSGWNSTLESICEGVPMICWPFYADQQVNSRLVGEVWKVGLDMKDTCERATVEKMIKDLMDVKRDEFILCAKEKAKLARKSVEQAGSSHCNLDRLIDDINMMNFAK, encoded by the exons ATGGCCCAGAAACCTCATGTACTTATTTTCCCCTTTCCTGTACAGGGTCATATCAATTGTATGCTGAAGCTTGCGGAGCTTCTGTGCTGCAGAGGCCTCCATGTTACCTTCCTTAACTCACATCACATCCATGAACGTCTTCTTTGCTGCACTGACATTCATTACCATTTCAGCCAATATCCTACCTTCCATTTTGAAACCATCTCTGATGGGCTTCCGGCAGACCACCCTCGGACCGGCGATCGTGTTGTGGAGCTCTTTCATGCCGTAAATGCCACAACAAAACCTCAGTTTAGAGACATACTTACAGGTCTCCAATTCCATAGCCCTAACGGGAGACCTGCATTGACATGCATAATTGCAGACGGGATCATGTCTTTCACTGTTGACGTTGCCAAAGAACTCCATATTCCCACCATATTATTCCGAACTGTTAGTGCTAGCTGCTTCTGGGCTTTTCTGTGCGTTCCAAAGCTCCTTGAAGCTGGCGAACTTCCATTTAATG GTGAAAATGATATGGATAAATTGCTTTCCAGTGTGCCGGGACTGGAACGCTTCAGGATGCGTGATCTTCCAAGTTTCTGTCGCACGAGTAATCTAGCTGACCCTGGTTTCCAAGTGGTCATATCTGAAACTCTGCAAAACCTTAAAGCAGATGGACTCTTACTCAACACATTCGAAGACCTAGAAGAGTCCGCATTATCACATATACGCACTCACATTCCAAAACTATACACCGTAGGACCACTTCATGCACATCTAAAAGCCAGAGAAGCTTCCAGTCCCGCGCTGCAGCAACCATCTTCAAGCAGCCTTTGGAAAGAAGATAGAAGCTGCATGGCATGGCTTGATAGGAAACCCCTAAACTCTGTGATCTATGTAAGTTTCGGAAGCATGACAGTGCTGACAAGAAATCAGCTTTTCGAGTTTTGGCATGGACTGGTGAACAGTGGGAAACCTTTTTTGTGGGTTATAAGGCCAAAATCTGTGAACGCAGATGGAGATATTCCGGCAGAGCTTCTGGAGGGCACGAGGAAAAGAGGATACATGGTGGGATGGGCACCACAACAGGAAGTCCTGGCACATCCAGCTGTAGGTGGATTTTTGACTCACAGCGGCTGGAATTCTACATTGGAAAGTATATGCGAAGGGGTGCCTATGATCTGCTGGCCTTTCTATGCTGACCAACAGGTGAATAGTAGGCTTGTTGGGGAGGTTTGGAAGGTGGGTTTGGACATGAAGGATACTTGTGAAAGAGCAACCGTTGAGAAGATGATAAAGGATCTGATGGATGTGAAAAGAGACGAGTTCATATTATGTGCTAAAGAGAAGGCGAAATTGGCAAGAAAATCTGTGGAACAAGCAGGCTCATCCCACTGCAATTTGGATCGGCTGATTGATGATATAAATATGATGAACTTTGCCAAATGA
- the LOC113730722 gene encoding uncharacterized protein: MADAAARASDDQPNDNPILSFLSNFVKLLNLPPLPFLPPAPASKTKQPEEPANGAGPVAVADSAAETKPSVVKFGRPSETTLPSVKLEAVEVEERNTNPVVLWQVYAIGGLLVLRWAWTRWNERKERKKPSDEDRPPAVE; encoded by the exons ATGGCGGATGCTGCAGCCAGAGCTTCCGACGACCAACCCAATGATAACCCAATTTTGAGTTTCTTGTCGAACTTTGTTAAACTCTTGAATTTGCCCCCCCTGCCTTTTCTTCCACCGGCTCCTGCTTCCAAAACCAAGCAACCGGAGGAACCCGCTAACGGAGCTGGCCCGGTTGCTGTCGCAGATTCTGCTGCGGAGACTAAGCCCTCTGTCGTCAAGTTTGGCCGGCCCTCCGAGACCACCTTGCCTTCTGTAAAGCTCGAAGCCGTCGAGGTTGAAGAACGCAATACTAACCCCGTCGTCCTTTGGCAG GTCTATGCAATTGGTGGTTTGTTGGTTTTGAGGTGGGCATGGACGAGATGGAATGAGcgtaaagaaagaaagaagccaTCTGATGAAGATCGTCCTCCAGCTGTTGAATAG